GTCCACGCGTAGAGCACGGGCGAGGCCCAGGTGGAGACCATGCGGATGATCTCCACGAAGTTCTGAGCGTCGCGGTAACGCACGTTGATGCCGGCGAAGAAGATGCCGAGACCGAGCGCGAGCGCCGCAACGAGCAGGATCCCCAGCAGCATCGCACCGATTCCCGCGAACGACGGAACCCAGCCGTAGAGCAGGCTCACCACGAGCAGGATCGCCAGCTGCGGAAGGAAGTGCACGAACGCGACGATGATCGCCGAGATCGGGAACAGCTCGCGCGGCAGGTAGATCTTCTTGACGAGCGCTCGATTGTCGACGATCGCGGTCGTCGCATTCCCGAACGCCTCGTTGAAGAAGTTCACCGCCACGAGTCCCGCGAACAGGTAGATCGGGAAGTTGGCGATTCCCCTGTTGCCGTTGAAGATGTACCCCACCACGAGGAAGTACATGAGGAACTGGATGCCGGGCTTCACGTACGACCAGGTCCAGCCGAGCACGGAGTTGCGGTAGCGCGTCGCGGTTCCCTTGCGCACGAGCAGGCGGAGCAGGTACCGCCACCGGATGACGTCGAGGATCCCGCGGCCGCGACCGGGTACGTCGAACTCGCTCAGATCAACGGATGTCACTCGGATGCGCCCCACAAGGTTCGGGAATAGGCCACGGACGATGCTAGCGCCACGAAACTGGATGCCACCCGGCGGCTCACAGGTCGGCGTGGAGTTGCCACACCTTCTCGGCCGATCCGCGCCAGGTGAAGGCGCGGGCCCGGTCGCATCCGAGCACCGACAGCCGGTCGGCGTCCTCCAGCGCGGAGCGCAGCGCGTCGCCCAGATCGGCGGCGGGCACGATCAGGCCGCCGTCGTAGACGACCTCGTGATGCACGCGCGAGTCGACCGCGACGAGCGGCACGCCCAGGGCCATGGCCTCGGTCGCGCGCCACGGCCAGGCGCTGCGGGCGCTCGGGGCGAGGAAGGCGCGGGCGCCGCCGAGGAGGGCCGCGCGGTCGCCGGCGTCGAGGGCGCCGCGCACGTGCACGCGCCGCTCGGGCAGTCCCGCGGACGACGCGACGTCGGCGATGGCCGGCTCCGATCCCTCGGCCGCGCCGATCACCACGGCGTCGAGCTCGGTGGCCGAGACCGCGCGGAGGGCGGCGGCGAGGCCGTCCGAGTCGGCCGGCGCACCGGCCACGGCGACGTACTCCCCCGGCAGCCCGAGGTCGCGGCGGCGCGCCTCGGCGTCCGAGGGGATCGAGAAGCCCTCCGGCACGGCGCCGGAGATCACGCGCACCCGCTCGTCGAGGTCGACGCGCTCGGCCAGCTGATCGGCGATCGCGTGCGTCGGCACGACCACCGCGTCGGCGTGGCGCATCGCGCGGCGCAGCATCGCCTTGTGCCAGCCGGCCTCGGCGCGCGGCATCTCGCCGGGCGCCTCCCAGGCCAGCAGGTCCCACAGCGTCACGACGGTCTGGTCGCCCTCGTTGACGCGGTCGTGGCGCACCAGCGGCGCCAGCAGCGTGGGCGAGTGGATCATGCCGCCGCCCACGCCCGGCGCGATGCCGAGCTGCCACGACGCCGCGATCTGGCCGCGCGAGCCGCGCAGTCGCTTCTCGCCCGCCAGGCCGGGGACCTCGAGCGGTGCGCCGGCGGGCGCGATCGCCTCCACCCGGCATCCGAGCGGCGCCGAGGCGACGAGGGCGTGGGCGAGATCGCGCGAGGCCGCCCGGAGGTCGCCGTGCGTCGGCGCGACGAGCTGATCGAGGACGACGCGAAGACTCACCGACATATCACGAGCGTACCCACGGCGACCTGATCGGAACCGTCGAGCGTCACGACGCGCAACACCGGCCGCCTCACGGCGCGGGGGTGGCGGTGGGCGTCGGCGGGTGCAGGGCGCTCTGGATCATGTCGCGGATCTGCCCGTAGTCGGGTTCCTCCGGGTCGACGCCGCCCTCCGGCGTGAGCTCGATCGAGGCGAACGGCTGCTCCCGCGCCTTCACCGCGAGGTCGACGAAGGGGCCGAGCATCGCCTGCGGGATGTCGGTCTGGACGAGGTGATCGCCGGCGCCGAGGATCTGCTGGAAGCGATCCAGCACGTTCTGCGGCGTGAACTGGGCGAGAATCGCCGCCTGCAGCTGGCGCTGGCGCTCCATGCGGTCCCAGTCGTTGGTCGTGTAGCGGGAGCGGGCGTACCACTGCGCGGTGTCGCCGTCCATGTGCTGCAGGCCCGGCTCGATCCAGCCGACCGCCCACTCGTCCACGGGCTGCCCCTCGTACGCGGGGCCCCAGCCCTTCGGCAGCCGCTCGGTGACCTCGATGTCGACGCCGCCGAGGGCGTCGATGAGCGCCGCGAAGCCGTCCATGTCGATGAACACGTAGTACGGGATCTCGATGCCGAGGATCCCCTCCGCGGCGTCCTTCGTCGCCTCCACCCCCGGCGTCGATCCGTGGGACTCGGCATCCGGGTAGAGGTTCTCGTCCGCGCGGCAGAGCTCGACCTCGGTGCGCAGCTGGTTGATGCCGCTGCTCCAGCCGCACACGGGATCGGAGACGCCGTAGTGCCCGTCGGGGTAGAGCTCCTGCATCGGCCCGTCCGCGAACGGGAAGTGCGGCATGTCGCGCGGGATGCCGGTGATCGTCACGGCGCCGGTGTCGGCATTGATGGAGACGACCGAGATGCTGTCGAAGCGCATCGAGTCGCGCCCCTCGCCCGAGTCGGCGCCGAGCAGGAGGATGTTGTAGTAGCCGTCGCTCGGCGGGATCGGCGGGCCGAACTGGAACACCTGGCCGATGCCGGAGCTCGCGGCGAACATGCGGGGCGCGCCGTAGGCGACCACGCTGCCGGTGAGCACCATCGTGAGGATCGAGACGAGCGCGATGAGGTAGCGGCTCGGGCTGCTCGTCTTCACGAGCCGCACGAGGCGCAGGGTGTCGATGGCGAGCAGCACCCACAGCACGCCGTACGCGATGAGCGCGATCCCGCCGATCAGGCTCACGAACGGGAACGTGAGGACGGTGATCGTCCCGGCACGCCAGAGCAGCACACCGAGCACGCCGAGGATCGCCACGGCCCACAGCACCAGCGTCGAGGCGATGCCGATGCGGCCGAGCCGGCGGTTGCCGGCGAGCACCTGCGCCGAGCCGGGGATCAGCCAGCCCAGGATCACGAGCCACCAGCCGCGGCGCGTCATGACCTGCGGCGACTGCGCGTCGGGGTTGCGCAGCGGGCGGGCGTTCAGGATCCCGCTCGCCGGCGCCGAACGCACGCGCGGCGGGCTCGTCACGCTCACTCGGTCTCCCGCAGCGACGCCTTCAGCCGCTGGTTCTTCTCGCCCACCTGCGCCTCGAGCTCGCGGGCGTAGGCCTCGATCCGGTCGGCGATCGCGGCGTCGGAGGCGCCGAGGATGCGGGCGGCGAGGAGTCCGGCGTTCCTCGCACCGTTGATCGACACCGTGGCGACGGGGATGCCGGCGGGCATCTGCACGATCGACAGCAGCGAGTCCAGGCCCTCGAGGGTCTTCAGCTGCACGGGGACGCCGATCACCGGCAGCGCGGTGAGGCTGGCGAGCATGCCGGGCAGGTGCGCCGCGCCGCCGGCCCCGGCGATGATCGCGCGCAGACCGCGGCCGCGCGCCTCGCGACCGTAGGCCACGAGCTTGTCGGGCGTACGGTGCGCCGAGACGACCTCGACCTCGTGCGCGATGCCGAAGTCGGTCAGCGCCTGCGACGCGTCGACCATCACGCGCCAGTCGGAATCGGATCCCATGACGACGCCGACGAGGGGGTTCGGTGACGAGTGCAGCACCCGACAAGGCTATGCGGCGTTCCTGAGCGCGCGGGGGTGCGACCCGCGGCCCGTCTGCGGTGGTCCCTTCATCTCCGCGGCTGCGCCGCTCCGTTCAGGAACCGGTGGGTATCCCGATCGGTTGCTGAACGCAGGCGCGAAGCGCCGCAGATGAAGCGACCAGCGCTGACCCACTCACACGAGCGCGTCCGCCCGCCACAGCTTCGCGGCGGTGGTGAGGTCGCCCGCGTAGGTCGACAGACGCAGCGCGCGGGCGGTGAGGGCGCTCGAGCGGTGCGGCTCGCTGCCCTCGTAGTCGTCGGCGAGGTGCGTGGCACCCGAGGCCTGCACGCGGCAGAACGCCGCGGCCCGGTCCAGCGCGCCGGCGAAGTCCCCCGTGAACGCGCCGCGCAGGATCGTGTCGATGAGCGCGACGAGCTCGTGCGGCCCGGCGGGCGACGGCGCGCCGGCGACCACCGGGTCGGCCGACGAGATCTCGGTGCGCCCCCGCTCGTAGATGAGCGACGCGGTCTGCGGGTCGTCGTGGATCGACAGCTGCAGCAGGTACAGCCGCCACAGCGACCCCGGCAGCGTCTTGGCGGGCGAGCGCGACCACAGCTCCGCGAGATCGTCGATGCCGTGCCGGTCGGTGAACGAGATGAGCCGGTCGATGACCGTGTCGTCGCTCTCGTGCCGCGCCCTCGCGAGCAGGGCCTGCGCCGTGGAGTGGGCCGCGCGAGACACCTCGGCCGGGTCCTCCGCCGCGAACAGGCGGTCGAACGTCTCCGACGGCCGCTTCACGGGCTTGTGGAAGTCGTCGCTGCTCATCCATCCAGGCTACGACCCGACTCTCGCCCGCGGGCCGGCACCTTCTGCGCGATCTCTGTGATGGGCCGCGGAGCGAGATGCGACGATGATGCCATGACGATCACCCCCGCGCCGGCCCGAACGGGCGGCGGACTGCTCGCCCGTGCGGCGCAGCCCGTGCTGCTGCTCGCCGTGATGTGGGTCGTGCGGGCCCTGGACGACGCGCTGCCGGGGAGCTGGAACCAGATGTTCGGGCTCATCTCGTGGTCGTTCGACGGCCTGGACGGGATCCTGCTCTCCCCCGGACTGCACGGCGACTGGTCGCACCTCGTGTCGAACTCGGTGCCGTTCCTCATCCTCGGGCTGCTCGTGGCGCTCGACGGCGTGGGCAGATTCTGGGGCGTGACGGTGATCATCGCCCTCATCGGCGGTGTCGGCACCTGGATCGTCAACGCGCCCGGGACCATCACCGTCGGGGCGTCGGGGCTGGTGTTCGGGTACTTCGGGTACCTGCTCATCCGCGCGTTCGTGGCGAGGTCGCTCGGCCACGGCATCCTCTACGCGCTCATCGCGCTCGTGATCGCCGGGCTCTACGGCGGATCGATGTGGGTCGGGATCTTCAGCGCCGCGGCGGGCATCTCCTGGCAGGCGCACCTGTTCGGCGCGATCGGCGGCGCCGTCGCCGCGATCGCCACCCGTCCCAAGCGGATCGCGCGCGCCTGAGCCGCTCAGCGCGGCGCCACGGGCTGGCGCAGGATCGTGCGGAGCCGCGCGGGCGCGGTGCGGCGCGGGTCGCTGAGGTAGATCTCGTGGTGCCGGCCCGTCATGCGCAGCCCGAGCTCCGGGATCACCTCGTCGTGCAGGCGGGCGAGCACGGGCGCCTCGTCGTCGAACGATCCGACGTGCAGGGTCTGCACGCACGTGCCCTCGGAGAGCTCGATCACCCGCAGGTCGCCCAGGCGCGGGGGCCGCTTCGCCCCGGCCCGCGCGATCGCGGCGTCGGCGGCGGCGGCGTCGATCCAGTCCGGCAGCATCAGCAGCATCGTCCAGTGCCAGCGGGACTTGTCGCGCGCGCTCGTGAACGCCGCCATGTCGTCGGCCCACCACAGGCCCTCCAGCGGCGGCACCACGTAATCCCGCCCCGCCGCCTTGCTGGCGAACTTGGCCGCGTACGCCACGGGATACAGGGTCTCGAGCGTCTCGCGATACCGCTCGGACGTGTTCGGATCGCCCGATCCATCGATCGCCAGGTAGCGCGTCCGCGGCACCTCGACGACGCGGAACTCCCCGCGGCGAGCGCGGTACGCGTCGAGCGTCCTGACGAGGTCGACCTTCTCGGCCATGCCTCGAGTCTGGCAGGCCGCGCGCTCAGGCCGTCACGCGCGCGGCGGGTCGCACGCGCGGGCCGATCCGCAACAGCACCCACGCGGTCCAGGCGGTGGTCGCCAGCACGATGAGCGCCACGACGGTCCAGAAGGTCGCCGGCGTCCCGATCATCCACGCCGTGATCTGCCGGCCGGGCACGAGCGCGGCCGCGGTGCCCGCGCCGATCGCGCCGAGCCAGCTGCCGACCATGTTGCCGACGTGGGCGCGGACCCGGCCGCGGCGGATGGCGAGGACGCCGAGCGTGGTGGTGACGAACGTGAACAGCGCGAGGGCGTGGAAGAGAGTGAACCCGCCCGTCATGGAGTAGATGAACATGCCCGAGGTGCACAGCAGGTACATCGCGACCACCCAGCTGCGGCCGATCCAGCGGTGCGCGCGGTCCTTGCGGCGGCGCAGCAGGTTGACGGCCGGCAGCAGCACGGCGACCGTCCCGGCCGTCGCGTGCAGGATGATCATCACGTGCTCGAAGGTCTCTCCGCCGAAGGGCTCCATGGTGCTACTGTCCGACTGCCCCGCCCCCGCGTGCAACGTGGAGAGCGCGGGGGCCGCGGACTCTCCAATCGGGCCCGCACGACAGAGGGGATGCCGACGTGAAGCTCAGGGAGCTGGCCGCCCGCACCGGCGTCGCGAAGGCCTCGGTGAAGCACTGGATCCGCGAGGGGATCCTGCCGCCGGGACGGCTGCGGAACATGACGACGGCCGAGTACGGCGAGGCGCACGTGGAGAGGATCCGCCTCATCACGACCCTGCGCACGGTGTTCGAGACGCCGATCTCGCAGATCCGCGAGCTGACCGCGCTGCTGGATGACGCCGATGTTCCGCTGATCGACGTGATGGAGCTGAGCCAGGTGATCGCGTCCGGGCTCGACCGCGAGGCCCCCTCGGGCGCCTCCGAGGACGCCTTGCTCGCGCAGGTCGCCGCCGCGGCGGGCTGGTCCCCCGTCCGCTCGCGGGCGCGCGCGGCGCTGGCCGGCGCGCTGGCCGACGTCGCGGCGTCCGGTCTGCCCTATTCGCCCGACTACCTCGTCGAGGTGGCCCGCGCCCTCTCGACGATCGCGGCCCACGACGTCGCCACCGCCCGCGCCGCCGCCCCCGCACCCTCGCGCGACGCCGTGGCGCTGCGGGTGCTCGTCGGCACGCGCGCGCAGCTGAAGGTCGTGGCGGGCATGACCCTGTGGGCTCACGCCTCGGCGGCGCTGGCGGGCGAGGATCGGGAGTGGGCCCAGAGGGGCTCGAACCCTCGACCTACGGATTAAAAGTCCGCTGCTCTACCGACTGAGCTATAGGCCCGCATCAACTTTACGGTGCTCAGGCGAGGACCCGGATCGGGGTGCCGGAGCGCCAGGCCGCGATGGCCTCGACGGCCTGGGGGTAGAACACGCGGTAGGTGCCGTCGGTGACGTAGCCCAGGTGCGGGGTGAGCACGGTCCGCGGCGCCGAGCGCAGCGGGTGGTCGGCGGGCAGCGGCTCCTCGTCGAAGACGTCGATGCCGGCGCCGCGGATCCGCCCCTCCTCGAGGGCGCGGATCAGCGCGTCGGTGTCGACGATCGGGCCGCGCGAGGTGTTGACGAGGATCGCCGAGGGCGTCATCAGTGCGATCTCGGCCGCGCCGACGAGGCCGCGGCTGCGCTCGCCGAGCTTGTAGTGGATCGTGACGACGTCGGAGCTCGAGAAGAGCTCGTCCTTCGTCACCGCGGTCACGCCGAGCGCGGCGGCGCGGGTCGGGTCGAGGTTCAGGCTCCAGGCCACGACGTCCATGCCGAACGCCTGTCCGATGCGGGCCATGCGCTCGCCGAGCCGCCCGAGCCCGACGATCCCGAGCCGGCGCCCGGCGAGGTCGCCGCCGATCGTGGTCTGCCAGCCGCCGGTGCGCATGCCGGCGTCCTCGAGCGGGATGCTGCGCAGCACCGCGAGGATGAGGCCCCACGCCAGCTCGGGCGTGGAGGTGCCCGGCGCCTCGGTGCCGCAGACCGTCACGCCGAGGCGGCGCGCGGCGTCCAGGTCGATGGCGTCGTTGCGCGCGCCGGTGGTGACGAGCAGGCGCAGGTCGGGCAGGCGCTCGAGCAGCTCACGCGGGAAGGCGGTGCGCTCGCGCATGGCGACGATCACCTCGGCCCCGGCGAGCGCGTCGGTCAGTTCGGCGCCCCGGACCGGGCGATCGAAGAAGGCCACGTCGGCGTCGAAGCGTGCCCAGTCCGCGTACGTCGGCGCGACGCGCTGATAGTCGTCGAGGACGACGATCCTCATGCGCGCGCTTCGGCGAGCTCCGCGCCGGCGTGGACGAGCTCGGCCAGCGCCGCCTCGCTGGGCTCCGGCGCGACCCCGGCGACGAGGTCGGTGAGGACCCGCACCCGCTGGCCGTGCGAGATCGCGTCGAGTGCCGAGGCGCGCACGCAGTGATCGGTGGCGATGCCGACGACGTCGACCTCGACGATGCCGTGCTCGGTGAGCAGATCGCCGACCGTCTCGCCCGCGTCGGTCACACCCTCGAACATCGAGTAGGCCGGCTTGCCCTGCCCCTTCTTGACGTGATGTGTCACGGCGGCGGTTTCGAGGCCCGGGTCGTACTCCGCCCCCTCCGTGCCGGCGATGCAGTGGGCCGGCCACGAGTCGACGTAGTCGGGCTCGGACACGATGTGGCCGCCGTTGTCGCTGTCGGGGTCGTGCCAGTCGCGCGAGGCGATGATCAGCGCGTAGTCGCCGGCCCGTTCGGCCAGCAGCCGCGTGATCCCCTCCGCCACGGCGTCGCCGCCGTCCACGCCGAGGGCACCGCCCTCCGTGAAGTCGTTCTGCACGTCGACGATGAGAAGCGCCTTGCTCATGTCGATCCGCCTCCTCGCTCGATCCTGGTCCCAGCGTACGACGCGGGGCGCGCCCCGTCCGCATGGGAGACTGGGCCCGATGCTCGCCGCCGCCCTCGCCCTCATCGGCGCCATGATCTGGGGCGGCGCCGATTTCCTCGGCGGCCTGGCCTCCCGGCGGATGGCGGCCGTGCGCGTCACGCTGTTCACGGGGCTCGCCGCCCTCGTCGTGCTGCTGCCGTCGCAGCTGCTCGTGGGCGGGACGTGGTCGTGGGCCGACAGCGGATGGGGTGCCGGCGTCGGCGCCCTCTACGCCGTGGGTCTCGTGTGTCTCTACGCGGGATTCGCCACCGGGCCGATGATCATCCTCTCGCCCCTGGCGGCGGTGCTGTCGGCGATCGTGCCGGCGCTGTGGGCCGTGGCCGTGGAGGGCGAGGCGCTCGGCCCGCTGGCCTGGGTCGGCGCGGCGTGCGCCCTGACGGCGGTGGTGCTCATCACCCGCGCCCGCGGCGAGCACGCCGTGCGGCCGCGCGCCGTTCCGCTGCTGCTCACGGTGATCGCCGGCGTCGCGTTCGGCGCGTTCGTGATCCTGCTCGACCGCACGAGCGACGCCTCGGGCGTCACGCCGCTCATCGTCAGCCGCGCCGTGCTGGTGGCGCTCACGGGCGCCGCGGTGGTCGCGCTCGCGGTGCGCCGCCGGGCCGCGACGCGATCCGCGGAGACGGCCCTGTCCGCGGGGTCCCGCGCCCCCGGACTGCGGATCGCGCTCGCAGCGGGCGTGTGCGACGCCGCCGCGAACGTCCTCATCCTGCTCGCGCTGCGCTCGGGCGACCTGGCGATCGTCGGGGTGCTGCAGGCCCTCTACCCCGGCGGCACCGTGCTGCTGGCCGCACTCGTGCTGCGGGAGCGCCTCGCATCGCCCCAGTGGATCGGCCTCGCGCTGGCGCTGGGGGCGGCGGTGCTGTTCGCGCTCGCGTAGCGGGCGGCTCCGCTCGACGAGCGGCTGACCCCACGGCTCGTCGTGCGCCGCAGGCATGGAGTCGAAACCGCCAGCGGCCCACCGGTCTCGACTCGCTGCGCTCGCTCGACCCGTCTCGGCTACGCCGCTGCGCGGCTCCGCTCGACGACCGGACGGCGTCAGTTCCTCGGGGCGTGAGCCTCGAGGAACTCGTAGACGTCGGTGGTGTCGACGCCGGGAAACGAGCCGGTGGGCAGCGTGGCGAGCAGCGTGCGGGGCGTGGCGACGTTGGGCCACGCGCCATCGCGCCAGCGGGAGGCGAGCTCCTCGGGAGGGCGCCGGCAGCAGGTCTCGACGGCGTGGCGCGAGACCCGCCGGTTGGGGGTGTCGCGGCCCACGAACCACTTCGTGTCGTCGAAGCGCACGCCGATGCTCAGCGAGTGGGCGCCCTGGCTGGAGTGCTCCACGCGCGCCGTGCACCAGTAGGTGCCGTTCCCGGTGTCGGTGTACTGGTAGTACGGGTTGAAGTGGTCCTCGACGTCGAAGATCACGCGGCTGGTCCAGTGCCGGCAGCACATCTGGCCCTCGATGGATCCGAGCCGGTCGGTCGGGAAGTTCACGTCGTCGTTCTCGTACGCCTTCGTGATCGTTCCCGATTCGTGCACCTTCAGGAAGTGCACCGGGATGTCGAGGTGCCGCGTGGCGAGGTTGCTGAAGCGATGGGCGGCGGTCTCGTACGAGACGGCGTAGGCGTCGCGCAGGTCCTCGATCGAGATCGCGCGGCGCTCCTTGGCCTCGCGCAGCGCGGCGACGGCTCCCTCCTCGGGGATCATGAGCGCGCCCGCCAGGTAGTTCTGCTCCACGCGTTGGCGCAGGAACTCCCCGTACGTGGACGGCTCGGCGTGCCCGAGCACGCGGCTGGCGAGCGCCTGCAGGATCGGGCCGCGCGGATCGCGCGACACGCGATTCGGCAGGTAGAGCCGGCGGTGCTTGAGGTCGACGACGCTGCGCGTGCTCGATGGCAGGTCGCTCACGTAGTGCAGGGTGAAGCCGAGGTGGGCGGCGATGTCGCTCGCGGCCCGCTGCGTGAGCGGCCCGCCCGGGTGATCGATCGCGCGGAGCAGGTCGCGCGCGGTCTGCTCGAGGTGCGGGAAGTGATTGTCCTGCGAGCGCATCAGCGCGCGCAGCTCGATGTTCGCCCGGCGCGCCTCCTCCGGCGTGGCCTGGCGCTCGTCGGTGAGCCGATCGATCTCTCCCGTCAGGCGCAGGATCGCGCGCAGGGCCTCGTCGGGCATGCCCTTGGGGATCCGGAACGGCTCGATGCCAAGCTCCCGGAACCGCGGCGAGCGCATCTCGCGCTCCAGCGCCACCTCCATGCGGCTGCGCTCGTCCAGCTCCTCGGGCGCCAGCAGCGCGTCGGTGGGCACGCCCAGGGCCTGAGCGATCGCCCGCAGCATCGACAGCCGCGGCTCCCGGCGGCCGTTCTCGATCATCGACAGCTGGCTGGGCGCCCGCCCCACCCGCTCGGCCAGCTCGGCCAGGCGGATGCCGCGCTCGGTGCGCAGGGCGCGGATGCGGCGGCCCACGGCGATCGCGTCGGCATCGGTCTCGTCGTCGAGAAGCATGGCGCCGATCCTGCCACAGAGTTCCCGGGAGCAGAAGAACCCCGTTATTTCTGCCGAACTCGGTGGGTTCACCCGGGTGAGTTTCACGGATCGTGGTGTGCACCGGTTCCCGCAACCGCACGTACGAAGGAGTTCGACGATGACCACCACCGCCTCCCCCACGCTCCCGGGCGACCAGACGCAGACCGCCGCCGAGCTGCAGCTCGAGTGGGACGCCGACCCCCGCTGGAACGGCATCGAGCGCACCTACACGGCCGAGGACGTCATCCGCCTCCGCGGCGCGATCCGCGAGGACGCGACCCTCGCGCGCCGCGGCGCCGAGGTCCTGTGGCAGCGGCTGCACGACGACGAGTACGTCCGCGCCCTCGGCGCCCTCACCGGCAACCAGGCCGTGCAGCAGGTGCGCGCCGGCCTGAAGGCGATCTACCTGTCGGGCTGGCAGGTGGCCGCCGACGCGAACCTCGCCGGGCAGACCTACCCCGACCAGTCGCTCTACCCCGCCAACTCGGTCCCCGCCGTCGTGCGCCGCATCAACAACGCCCTGCTGCGCCAGCACCAGCTCGAATTCGCGGAGGGCGAGCTGACCCGCGACTGGATGGCGCCGATCGTCGCCGACGCCGAGGCCGGCTTCGGCGGTCCGCTCAACGCCTTCGAGCTGGCGCTGTCGATGATCCAGGCCGGGGCCGCCGGCATCCACTGGGAGGACCAGCTCGCCAGCGAGAAGAAGTGCGGCCACCTGGGCGGCAAGGTGCTCGTGCCCACGAGCCAGCACATCCGCACCCTCAACGCCGCCCGGCTCGCCGCCGACGTCGCGGGCGTGCCGACCATCCAGATCGCCCGCACCGACGCGCTGGCCGCCGACCTGCTCACGAGCGACATCGACGAGCGCGACCGCCCGTTCACCACCGGCGCGCGCACGAGCGAGGGCTTCTACCGGGTGCGCAATGGGATCGAGCCGGTGATCTCGCGCGGCCTGGCGTACGCGCCGTACGCCGACCTGCTGTGGGTCGAGACCGGCACGCCCGACATCGAGCTGGCCCGCGAGTTCGCGAACGCGATCCACGCGGAGTTCCCCGGCAAGATGCTCGCCTACAACTGCTCGCCGAGCTTCAACTGGTCGGCCGCGCTGGATGACCGGCAGATCGCGTCGTTCCAGGCGGAGCTGGCCGAGCTCGGCTACCGCTTCCAGTTCATCACTCTCGCCGGCTTCCACGCGCTGAACCACTCGATGTTCCAGCTCGCCAGCGGCTACGCGGAGCGCGCCATGAGCGCCTACGTCGAGCTGCAGAACGCCGAGTTCGCCGCGGAGGCCTCCGGCTACACCGCCACGCGCCA
This genomic interval from Microbacterium sediminis contains the following:
- a CDS encoding response regulator transcription factor — its product is MSSDDFHKPVKRPSETFDRLFAAEDPAEVSRAAHSTAQALLARARHESDDTVIDRLISFTDRHGIDDLAELWSRSPAKTLPGSLWRLYLLQLSIHDDPQTASLIYERGRTEISSADPVVAGAPSPAGPHELVALIDTILRGAFTGDFAGALDRAAAFCRVQASGATHLADDYEGSEPHRSSALTARALRLSTYAGDLTTAAKLWRADALV
- a CDS encoding rhomboid family intramembrane serine protease codes for the protein MTITPAPARTGGGLLARAAQPVLLLAVMWVVRALDDALPGSWNQMFGLISWSFDGLDGILLSPGLHGDWSHLVSNSVPFLILGLLVALDGVGRFWGVTVIIALIGGVGTWIVNAPGTITVGASGLVFGYFGYLLIRAFVARSLGHGILYALIALVIAGLYGGSMWVGIFSAAAGISWQAHLFGAIGGAVAAIATRPKRIARA
- a CDS encoding GyrI-like domain-containing protein, translating into MAEKVDLVRTLDAYRARRGEFRVVEVPRTRYLAIDGSGDPNTSERYRETLETLYPVAYAAKFASKAAGRDYVVPPLEGLWWADDMAAFTSARDKSRWHWTMLLMLPDWIDAAAADAAIARAGAKRPPRLGDLRVIELSEGTCVQTLHVGSFDDEAPVLARLHDEVIPELGLRMTGRHHEIYLSDPRRTAPARLRTILRQPVAPR
- a CDS encoding DUF2306 domain-containing protein, whose amino-acid sequence is MEPFGGETFEHVMIILHATAGTVAVLLPAVNLLRRRKDRAHRWIGRSWVVAMYLLCTSGMFIYSMTGGFTLFHALALFTFVTTTLGVLAIRRGRVRAHVGNMVGSWLGAIGAGTAAALVPGRQITAWMIGTPATFWTVVALIVLATTAWTAWVLLRIGPRVRPAARVTA
- the purE gene encoding 5-(carboxyamino)imidazole ribonucleotide mutase, with product MGSDSDWRVMVDASQALTDFGIAHEVEVVSAHRTPDKLVAYGREARGRGLRAIIAGAGGAAHLPGMLASLTALPVIGVPVQLKTLEGLDSLLSIVQMPAGIPVATVSINGARNAGLLAARILGASDAAIADRIEAYARELEAQVGEKNQRLKASLRETE
- a CDS encoding D-2-hydroxyacid dehydrogenase family protein, encoding MRIVVLDDYQRVAPTYADWARFDADVAFFDRPVRGAELTDALAGAEVIVAMRERTAFPRELLERLPDLRLLVTTGARNDAIDLDAARRLGVTVCGTEAPGTSTPELAWGLILAVLRSIPLEDAGMRTGGWQTTIGGDLAGRRLGIVGLGRLGERMARIGQAFGMDVVAWSLNLDPTRAAALGVTAVTKDELFSSSDVVTIHYKLGERSRGLVGAAEIALMTPSAILVNTSRGPIVDTDALIRALEEGRIRGAGIDVFDEEPLPADHPLRSAPRTVLTPHLGYVTDGTYRVFYPQAVEAIAAWRSGTPIRVLA
- a CDS encoding glycosyltransferase translates to MSVSLRVVLDQLVAPTHGDLRAASRDLAHALVASAPLGCRVEAIAPAGAPLEVPGLAGEKRLRGSRGQIAASWQLGIAPGVGGGMIHSPTLLAPLVRHDRVNEGDQTVVTLWDLLAWEAPGEMPRAEAGWHKAMLRRAMRHADAVVVPTHAIADQLAERVDLDERVRVISGAVPEGFSIPSDAEARRRDLGLPGEYVAVAGAPADSDGLAAALRAVSATELDAVVIGAAEGSEPAIADVASSAGLPERRVHVRGALDAGDRAALLGGARAFLAPSARSAWPWRATEAMALGVPLVAVDSRVHHEVVYDGGLIVPAADLGDALRSALEDADRLSVLGCDRARAFTWRGSAEKVWQLHADL
- a CDS encoding isochorismatase family protein is translated as MSKALLIVDVQNDFTEGGALGVDGGDAVAEGITRLLAERAGDYALIIASRDWHDPDSDNGGHIVSEPDYVDSWPAHCIAGTEGAEYDPGLETAAVTHHVKKGQGKPAYSMFEGVTDAGETVGDLLTEHGIVEVDVVGIATDHCVRASALDAISHGQRVRVLTDLVAGVAPEPSEAALAELVHAGAELAEARA
- a CDS encoding ABC transporter permease; protein product: MRVTSVDLSEFDVPGRGRGILDVIRWRYLLRLLVRKGTATRYRNSVLGWTWSYVKPGIQFLMYFLVVGYIFNGNRGIANFPIYLFAGLVAVNFFNEAFGNATTAIVDNRALVKKIYLPRELFPISAIIVAFVHFLPQLAILLVVSLLYGWVPSFAGIGAMLLGILLVAALALGLGIFFAGINVRYRDAQNFVEIIRMVSTWASPVLYAWTLVQEKASGWILHLYMSNPVTVAVELFHWSFWEPTVSPDAELQPHGFPPHFSLYLTAALVICALVLIIGQLTFRRFERSFAQDL
- a CDS encoding LCP family protein, which encodes MSVTSPPRVRSAPASGILNARPLRNPDAQSPQVMTRRGWWLVILGWLIPGSAQVLAGNRRLGRIGIASTLVLWAVAILGVLGVLLWRAGTITVLTFPFVSLIGGIALIAYGVLWVLLAIDTLRLVRLVKTSSPSRYLIALVSILTMVLTGSVVAYGAPRMFAASSGIGQVFQFGPPIPPSDGYYNILLLGADSGEGRDSMRFDSISVVSINADTGAVTITGIPRDMPHFPFADGPMQELYPDGHYGVSDPVCGWSSGINQLRTEVELCRADENLYPDAESHGSTPGVEATKDAAEGILGIEIPYYVFIDMDGFAALIDALGGVDIEVTERLPKGWGPAYEGQPVDEWAVGWIEPGLQHMDGDTAQWYARSRYTTNDWDRMERQRQLQAAILAQFTPQNVLDRFQQILGAGDHLVQTDIPQAMLGPFVDLAVKAREQPFASIELTPEGGVDPEEPDYGQIRDMIQSALHPPTPTATPAP